Genomic window (Cyanobacterium sp. T60_A2020_053):
ATTCATTACTACAAATTGTTTTTTAGCCTGAAGACATAACTGATTCTGTAGTTTTGCCAAACTTTCTGGGTCTTTTTGTTGATTTTTCGCTAACTCGATAGTTTCCACGGCAATAGATGCCGCCGTTAATGGATTGCGTAAATCATGGACTAGCATTGCCAACATTTGATCTTTAAAATATAGTTGTTGCTCTAAATTTTTAACATCTTGTTTCAGTTGGAAAATTTCATCACTTAAACGAATTAATTCAGCAGAAGGTAAACAAGTTTGTAAGACTGAACTATTTTGATTATTATGAGGTTTTAAGTCATTATTGTGTTTAAGAGAAATTTGCCATTTATCCCACCATTTTTGTAATTGTGCAGTTAAATTACTCCCTGCCAAAGTTTGTTGGGGTGCTGGATTTACCTTAACTAAAGCTGGAGTCGCTACTAATTTAAAATGTTCTACTAAATGGGGATATTTACTAATTTCTAATATTTCTAGTTGAAATTGATAATTTTGAGTGAGAGTTTCTAAATAATTCTTAATTTTTTGAATGTTATTTTGAGAACTATGGCGATTATCCACAAATAAAAGTAGTTGTAATGAATCGCTGTATTCATCGATTAAATTTTCGGCTTGGAAAGATAAATTATTGTTTGATGAAGACATACTCAACCGAATTATTATAAAAACAAAATTGACCAAAAAAGATAATGATTGCTGATGTAACTAGGTAAGAAAAATTAATTATATATTTTATTTACCTCGCCACTATGACCATAATGACGTTAAACTTCTTGCCCATATATAGTAATTATCATGGTGATACACTATAAAAATATCCATCATATTTTTCCTTTTACAAGGGAGATTAAAGGGAATTAACCGTCAAAACGATCACTTTTTAAACAGATTCTTAGATATTGTATTTATTGATGATTATTAAATAATTAGGGGTCGAGAAGTGAATCGCTTCACTCCCCTCCCATACAAAACCGTACATG
Coding sequences:
- a CDS encoding histidine kinase yields the protein MSSSNNNLSFQAENLIDEYSDSLQLLLFVDNRHSSQNNIQKIKNYLETLTQNYQFQLEILEISKYPHLVEHFKLVATPALVKVNPAPQQTLAGSNLTAQLQKWWDKWQISLKHNNDLKPHNNQNSSVLQTCLPSAELIRLSDEIFQLKQDVKNLEQQLYFKDQMLAMLVHDLRNPLTAASIAVETIELAKNQQKDPESLAKLQNQLCLQAKKQFVVMNKMISDLLATSKSSNNQLNIVPIKLDLCNICQELLTNIKPKIKAKQQHLIEDIPQDLPFVYADRELIRQVLINLLENAIKYTPEGEEITICILHKTTQKIEVSIIDTGSGIPSEKKERIFEDHFRLERDIKQEGYGIGLALCRQIINAHYGQIWVDDNGNQGSCFRFTLPVYH